From the genome of Oncorhynchus tshawytscha isolate Ot180627B linkage group LG31, Otsh_v2.0, whole genome shotgun sequence, one region includes:
- the LOC112233997 gene encoding palmitoyltransferase ZDHHC18-B-like isoform X1 codes for MKHCEYQQIDPQALSTPTPTLPPQHAVVQEEKKGETARRKWEDFPGKNRFYCDGRIIVAQQSGVLPLTLGLILVTTVLFFVFDCPFLLKHLTVFIPAIGGVLFVFVVISLLQTSFTDPGILPRATPDEAADIEKQIDNSGSSTYRPPPRTKEVMINQQVVKLKYCFTCKMFRPPRTSHCSLCDNCVERFDHHCPWVGNCVGKRNYRFFYTFIVSLSFLTVFIFGCVATHLALRAQGGRGLMFALQESPASAVELVICFFSVWSILGLSGFHTYLVASNLTTNEDIKGSWSGKSGTEDTGNPYSYNNIITNCCSVLCGPMPPSLIDRRGFMPVEESSQTVATEIELAAKNEINVCQLVLCLSVFVCMAHHHPPLGGQLSGLCSVLCWLMSKCTQGTKDLLESASRSPCPQTGKPQTVSTSCPDSIDPADPAVTFNPDVTPDPVAVPSLKCGGRHHSHTTSPPDEPRQLHHHHHHNRHHKTRSARSSSKRAALHISNPAYNVSLSPPTSPGLGPSHGTGAEEHVRDSFATLH; via the exons ATGAAACATTGCGAATACCAGCAAATCGACCCGCAGGCACTTTCAACGCCAACACCGACCCTGCCGCCGCAACACGCTGTTGTTCAGGAAGAGAAGAAGGGGGAAACCGCACGGAGAAAATGGGAAGATTTCCCCGGAAAGAATCGCTTCTACTGTGATGGACGGATCATAGTGGCTCAGCAAAGTGGTGTCCTACCACTCACCCTCGGCCTCATTTTGGTCACCACTGTACTGTTCTTTGTTTTCGA CTGTCCCTTCCTGTTGAAGCACCTGACTGTGTTCATCCCAGCAATTGGAGGAGTGCTGTTTGTGTTTGTAGTCATCTCCCTCCTGCAGACCAGCTTCACTGACCCTGGCATCCTGCCCCGGGCTACACCGGACGAGGCCGCAGACATTGAGAAGCAGATCG aTAACTCTGGCTCTTCCACCTACCGACCCCCTCCCCGCACCAAGGAGGTGATGATCAACCAGCAGGTAGTGAAGCTCAAGTACTGTTTCACCTGCAAGATGTTCCGGCCACCGCGCACCTCCCACTGCTCCCTCTGTGACAACTGTGTGG AGCGATtcgaccaccattgtccctgggTGGGGAACTGTGTTGGGAAGAGGAACTATCGTTTCTTCTACACCTTCAtcgtctctctgtccttcctgaCAGTCTTCATCTTTGGCTGTGTCGCCACACATCTAGCACTGA GGGCACAAGGAGGGAGAGGCCTGATGTTTGCTCTTCAGGAAAGTCCAGCCAG TGCTGTGGAGCTGGTGATTTGCTTCTTTTCAGTTTGGTCCATCTTgggcctctcaggcttccatacCTATCTGGTTGCTTCTAACCTGACAACAAATGAAGAT ATCAAAGGCTCGTGGTCGGGGAAGAGTGGGACGGAGGACACCGGTAACCCCTACAGCTATAACAACATAATTACTAACTGCTGCTCTGTACTCTGTGGACCCATGCCTCCCAG TTTGATTGACAGGCGAGGCTTCATGCCAGTGGAGGAGTCGTCCCAGACAGTTGCCACAGAGATAGAGCTGGCCGCTAAGAACGAGATAAACGTG TGTCAACTGGTATTGTGTCTCTCCGTATTTGTGTGTATGGCCCATCACCACCCCCCACTAGGAGGACAGCTGTCTGGACTTTGCTCTGTCCTGTGCTGGCTGATGAGCAAG TGCACACAGGGAACTAAAGATCTGTTGGAGTCAGCATCTCGCTCTCCCTGTCCCCAGACAGGGAAACCCCAGACCGTCTCTACTTCCTGTCCAGACAGCATCGACCCAGCTGACCCGGCGGTGACCTTTAACCCTGATGTAACCCCTGACCCTGTTGCGGTGCCCTCTCTGAAATGCGGAGGCCGCCACCACAGCCACACCACCAGTCCTCCGGACGAACCCCGCCagctgcaccaccaccaccaccataaccGACACCACAAGACGCGGTCGGCACGGAGCAGCAGCAAGCGGGCTGCTCTCCACATCTCCAACCCGGCTTACAACGTCAGCCTCAGCCCCCCCACCTCTCCAGGCCTTGGGCCTAGTCATGGCACAGGGGCAGAGGAGCACGTAAGGGACAGCTTTGCCACATTGCACTGA
- the LOC112233997 gene encoding palmitoyltransferase ZDHHC18-B-like isoform X2, giving the protein MKHCEYQQIDPQALSTPTPTLPPQHAVVQEEKKGETARRKWEDFPGKNRFYCDGRIIVAQQSGVLPLTLGLILVTTVLFFVFDCPFLLKHLTVFIPAIGGVLFVFVVISLLQTSFTDPGILPRATPDEAADIEKQIDNSGSSTYRPPPRTKEVMINQQVVKLKYCFTCKMFRPPRTSHCSLCDNCVERFDHHCPWVGNCVGKRNYRFFYTFIVSLSFLTVFIFGCVATHLALRAQGGRGLMFALQESPASAVELVICFFSVWSILGLSGFHTYLVASNLTTNEDIKGSWSGKSGTEDTGNPYSYNNIITNCCSVLCGPMPPSLIDRRGFMPVEESSQTVATEIELAAKNEINVCTQGTKDLLESASRSPCPQTGKPQTVSTSCPDSIDPADPAVTFNPDVTPDPVAVPSLKCGGRHHSHTTSPPDEPRQLHHHHHHNRHHKTRSARSSSKRAALHISNPAYNVSLSPPTSPGLGPSHGTGAEEHVRDSFATLH; this is encoded by the exons ATGAAACATTGCGAATACCAGCAAATCGACCCGCAGGCACTTTCAACGCCAACACCGACCCTGCCGCCGCAACACGCTGTTGTTCAGGAAGAGAAGAAGGGGGAAACCGCACGGAGAAAATGGGAAGATTTCCCCGGAAAGAATCGCTTCTACTGTGATGGACGGATCATAGTGGCTCAGCAAAGTGGTGTCCTACCACTCACCCTCGGCCTCATTTTGGTCACCACTGTACTGTTCTTTGTTTTCGA CTGTCCCTTCCTGTTGAAGCACCTGACTGTGTTCATCCCAGCAATTGGAGGAGTGCTGTTTGTGTTTGTAGTCATCTCCCTCCTGCAGACCAGCTTCACTGACCCTGGCATCCTGCCCCGGGCTACACCGGACGAGGCCGCAGACATTGAGAAGCAGATCG aTAACTCTGGCTCTTCCACCTACCGACCCCCTCCCCGCACCAAGGAGGTGATGATCAACCAGCAGGTAGTGAAGCTCAAGTACTGTTTCACCTGCAAGATGTTCCGGCCACCGCGCACCTCCCACTGCTCCCTCTGTGACAACTGTGTGG AGCGATtcgaccaccattgtccctgggTGGGGAACTGTGTTGGGAAGAGGAACTATCGTTTCTTCTACACCTTCAtcgtctctctgtccttcctgaCAGTCTTCATCTTTGGCTGTGTCGCCACACATCTAGCACTGA GGGCACAAGGAGGGAGAGGCCTGATGTTTGCTCTTCAGGAAAGTCCAGCCAG TGCTGTGGAGCTGGTGATTTGCTTCTTTTCAGTTTGGTCCATCTTgggcctctcaggcttccatacCTATCTGGTTGCTTCTAACCTGACAACAAATGAAGAT ATCAAAGGCTCGTGGTCGGGGAAGAGTGGGACGGAGGACACCGGTAACCCCTACAGCTATAACAACATAATTACTAACTGCTGCTCTGTACTCTGTGGACCCATGCCTCCCAG TTTGATTGACAGGCGAGGCTTCATGCCAGTGGAGGAGTCGTCCCAGACAGTTGCCACAGAGATAGAGCTGGCCGCTAAGAACGAGATAAACGTG TGCACACAGGGAACTAAAGATCTGTTGGAGTCAGCATCTCGCTCTCCCTGTCCCCAGACAGGGAAACCCCAGACCGTCTCTACTTCCTGTCCAGACAGCATCGACCCAGCTGACCCGGCGGTGACCTTTAACCCTGATGTAACCCCTGACCCTGTTGCGGTGCCCTCTCTGAAATGCGGAGGCCGCCACCACAGCCACACCACCAGTCCTCCGGACGAACCCCGCCagctgcaccaccaccaccaccataaccGACACCACAAGACGCGGTCGGCACGGAGCAGCAGCAAGCGGGCTGCTCTCCACATCTCCAACCCGGCTTACAACGTCAGCCTCAGCCCCCCCACCTCTCCAGGCCTTGGGCCTAGTCATGGCACAGGGGCAGAGGAGCACGTAAGGGACAGCTTTGCCACATTGCACTGA